In Nocardioides sp. JQ2195, a genomic segment contains:
- a CDS encoding exonuclease SbcCD subunit D, with product MRILHTSDWHLGRSFHREGMLEHQAAYVDHLVEVVESEKVDLVVVAGDIYDRALPPVDAVRLANETFTRIARSRAKLVVTSGNHDSAQRLGFGAELMDAAGVFVRTSSLSIGAPIMLDDEHGPVAVHGLPYLDPDLVREPWGLAERSHEAALTEAMRRVRADLATQPKGTRSIVMAHAFVAGTKPVTPSESERDISVGGVSIVPTDVFDGIDYVALGHLHGRHTLSESIRYSGSPLAYSFSETGHRKGSWLVELDASGVSAAAFIDAPVPRALAQIRGDIESLLTRTDLDSHESAWVQATLTDDVRPVRAMERLRERFPHTLVLAFEPANGRTARLPSTRPAAGTSDHAIAVDFLAEMRGRPASHEEAALLRDACDSCSPDHDLDRVVS from the coding sequence GTGCGCATCCTCCACACCTCCGACTGGCATCTCGGGCGTTCCTTCCACCGCGAAGGCATGCTCGAGCACCAAGCTGCGTACGTCGACCACCTGGTCGAGGTCGTCGAGTCGGAGAAGGTCGACCTGGTGGTGGTCGCCGGAGACATCTACGACCGGGCGTTGCCGCCGGTCGACGCCGTCCGCCTCGCCAACGAGACGTTCACCCGGATCGCGCGCTCCCGGGCGAAGCTCGTGGTCACCAGCGGCAACCACGACTCCGCACAACGACTCGGCTTCGGGGCGGAGCTGATGGATGCTGCCGGCGTCTTCGTCCGCACCAGCTCCTTGTCGATCGGCGCGCCGATCATGCTCGACGACGAGCACGGACCGGTGGCGGTCCACGGCCTCCCCTACCTCGACCCCGACCTGGTCCGTGAGCCGTGGGGCCTGGCCGAGCGCAGCCACGAGGCCGCGCTCACCGAGGCGATGCGGCGGGTCCGGGCCGACCTGGCCACCCAGCCCAAGGGCACCCGCTCCATCGTCATGGCCCACGCGTTCGTTGCCGGCACCAAGCCGGTCACACCCAGCGAGTCCGAGCGCGACATCAGCGTCGGTGGTGTCAGCATCGTGCCGACCGATGTGTTCGACGGCATCGACTACGTCGCCCTCGGCCACCTGCACGGTCGCCACACGCTGAGCGAGTCCATCCGCTACAGCGGCTCACCGTTGGCCTACTCGTTCTCCGAGACCGGGCACCGCAAGGGTTCGTGGTTGGTCGAGCTCGACGCCAGCGGTGTGTCCGCCGCCGCGTTCATCGACGCACCGGTCCCCCGCGCCCTCGCGCAGATCCGTGGCGACATCGAGTCGCTGCTGACCCGCACCGACCTCGACTCCCATGAGTCGGCCTGGGTGCAGGCGACGCTGACCGACGACGTCCGTCCGGTGCGCGCGATGGAGCGGCTGCGCGAGCGGTTCCCCCACACCCTGGTGCTGGCGTTCGAGCCGGCCAACGGACGCACGGCGCGACTGCCGTCCACCCGCCCCGCCGCCGGCACGTCAGACCACGCCATCGCCGTCGACTTCCTCGCCGAGATGCGCGGCCGTCCGGCGAGCCACGAAGAGGCCGCGCTGTTGCGCGACGCGTGTGACTCCTGCAGTCCCGACCACGACCTCGACCGGGTGGTGAGCTGA
- a CDS encoding MOSC domain-containing protein, translating to MSTPPEPDPAAIPPMVVRRVGLAAIKGTRHLSLDEVTLDAHGPLGDRVWCLVDAARLQVVRTVANPLMELSIEADGESLRVALADGRLVSGRVSASGPPVEVDYWGRPALVTPYDGEPARLLAERIGRPVFLARAARGAVVYGAPVSVVGTASLQDLAERMGRPEPVLQPERFRSTLVIETAEPWVEDGWLGRELVVGEVVVRVNGRIGRCGVPNQHPLTGRADTPILKALAGFRPCNEAGEPFLAVDAAVVRPGTIRPGDPVTLLDTP from the coding sequence ATGAGCACGCCGCCAGAGCCCGATCCTGCAGCCATCCCACCGATGGTCGTGCGTCGCGTCGGCCTGGCCGCGATCAAGGGCACCCGGCACCTGTCCCTGGACGAGGTCACCCTCGATGCCCACGGGCCCCTGGGTGACCGGGTCTGGTGCCTGGTGGACGCGGCCCGACTGCAGGTCGTGCGCACTGTCGCGAACCCGTTGATGGAGCTGTCGATCGAGGCCGACGGCGAGTCCCTCCGCGTGGCGCTCGCCGACGGACGCCTCGTCTCCGGGCGGGTCTCCGCCAGCGGCCCCCCGGTCGAGGTCGACTACTGGGGGCGCCCGGCCCTCGTCACGCCGTACGACGGGGAGCCGGCGCGGCTGCTGGCCGAGCGGATCGGGCGACCGGTGTTCCTCGCCAGGGCGGCACGCGGCGCCGTGGTCTACGGAGCGCCGGTGAGCGTGGTCGGGACCGCCTCGCTGCAGGACCTCGCCGAGCGGATGGGGCGTCCCGAGCCGGTGCTCCAGCCGGAGCGGTTCCGAAGCACCCTGGTCATCGAGACAGCGGAGCCGTGGGTCGAGGACGGCTGGCTCGGACGGGAGCTGGTCGTGGGTGAGGTCGTGGTCCGCGTGAACGGTCGCATCGGCCGCTGCGGCGTGCCGAACCAGCACCCGCTGACCGGCCGTGCCGACACCCCGATCCTCAAGGCGCTGGCCGGCTTCCGTCCGTGCAACGAGGCGGGCGAGCCGTTCCTCGCGGTCGACGCGGCCGTCGTACGCCCTGGCACGATCCGGCCCGGCGACCCGGTCACCCTCTTGGATACTCCCTAA